One genomic region from Macaca mulatta isolate MMU2019108-1 chromosome 20, T2T-MMU8v2.0, whole genome shotgun sequence encodes:
- the ACD gene encoding adrenocortical dysplasia protein homolog isoform X4: MAGSGRLVLRPWIRELILGSETLSSPRAGQLLEEAEAAAAGPSHAPDASDVGATLLVSDGTYSVRCLVTREALDTSDWEEKEFGFRGTEGRLLLLQDCGVHIQVAEGGAPAEFYLQVDRFSLLPTEQPRLRVPGCNQDLDVQKKLYDCLEEHLSESTSSNAGLSLSQLLDEMREDQEHQGALVCLAESCLTLEGPCTAPPLTHWAASRCKATGEAVYTVPSSMLCISENDQLILSSLGPCQRTQGTPALPGHMSSEESGTSISLLPALSLAAPDPGQRSSSQPPPAICSAPAPLIPRSPHPSQTPSSPLQSCTPNLSPRGHVPSPHQALVTRPQKPSLEFKEFVGLPCKNQRPSPRTGATKGAQEPCRVWEPPKRHRDGSAFQYEYEPPCTSLCARVQAARLPPQLMAWALHFLMDPESEPTPM, translated from the exons ATGGCAGGTTCGGGAAGGCTGGTCCTACGGCCCTGGATTCGAGAGCTGATTTTGGGGTCGGAGACACTCTCCAGTCCACGAGCCGGGCAGCTGCTCGAG GAGGCCGAGGCCGCGGCCGCGGGCCCATCCCACGCCCCTGATGCGTCCGACGTCGGGGCCACGCTGCTTGTGTCTGACGGGACCTACAGTGTCCGATGCCTGGTGACGCGGGAGGCCCTGGACACCTCGGACTG GGAGGAGAAGGAGTTCGGCTTCCGCGGGACAGAGGgccggctgctgctgctgcaggacTGCGGGGTTCATATCCAGGTCGCTGAGGGCGGCGCG CCCGCAGAGTTCTATCTCCAGGTGGACCGCTTCAGCCTGCTGCCCACGGAGCAGCCCCGGCTACGGGTGCCTGGTTG CAACCAAGACTTAGATGTTCAGAAAAAGCTCTATGACTGCCTTGA GGAGCACCTTTCAGAGTCCACCTCGTCCAATGCAG GCCTATCACTGTCCCAGCTTCTGGATGAAATGCGGGAGGATCAGGAGCATCAGGGGGCGCTGGTGTGCCTGGCTGAAAGCTGCCTGACGCTGGAGGGCCCTTGCACAGCACCTCCGCTCACCCACTGGGCTGCCTCACGATGCAAGGCCACG GGAGAAGCTGTGTACACTGTCCCCAGCTCAATGCTATGCATCTCTGAGAATGACCAGCTAATTCTGAGCTCTCTAGGCCCCTGTCAGAGGACACAGG GAACCCCAGCCTTACCCGGCCACATGTCATCCGAGGAAAGTGGTACCAGCATCAGCCTTCTGCCTGCCCTGTCCTTGGCTGCTCCAGACCCAGGGCAGAGGAGCAGCTCCCAGCCCCCACCAGCCATCTGCTCAGCCCCTGCCCCCCTGATCCCCAGGTCCCCACACCCCAGCCAAACCCCTAGCTCCCCACTCCAGAGCTGCACTCCCAATCTCTCACCCCGTGGCCATGTCCCCAGTCCACACCAGGCTCTTGTGACCAGGCCCCAGAAACCTAGCCTGGAGTTCAAGGAGTTTGTAGGGTTGCCCTGCAAGAATCAGCGGCCTTCTCCCAGGACCGGAGCTACCAAAGGAGCCCAGGAGCCCTGCCGTGTCTGG GAACCCCCAAAGAGGCATCGTGATGGTTCTGCCTTCCAATATGAGTATGAGCCACCCTGCACGTCCCTCTGTGCTCGGGTCCAAGCTGCCAG GCTTCCTCCCCAGCTCATGGCCTGGGCCTTGCACTTTCTGATGGATCCAGAGTCTGAGCCAACTCCAATGTGA
- the ACD gene encoding adrenocortical dysplasia protein homolog isoform X3, with product MAGSGRLVLRPWIRELILGSETLSSPRAGQLLEVLQEAEAAAAGPSHAPDASDVGATLLVSDGTYSVRCLVTREALDTSDWEEKEFGFRGTEGRLLLLQDCGVHIQVAEGGAPAEFYLQVDRFSLLPTEQPRLRVPGCNQDLDVQKKLYDCLEEHLSESTSSNAGLSLSQLLDEMREDQEHQGALVCLAESCLTLEGPCTAPPLTHWAASRCKATGEAVYTVPSSMLCISENDQLILSSLGPCQRTQGTPALPGHMSSEESGTSISLLPALSLAAPDPGQRSSSQPPPAICSAPAPLIPRSPHPSQTPSSPLQSCTPNLSPRGHVPSPHQALVTRPQKPSLEFKEFVGLPCKNQRPSPRTGATKGAQEPCRVWEPPKRHRDGSAFQYEYEPPCTSLCARVQAARLPPQLMAWALHFLMDPESEPTPM from the exons ATGGCAGGTTCGGGAAGGCTGGTCCTACGGCCCTGGATTCGAGAGCTGATTTTGGGGTCGGAGACACTCTCCAGTCCACGAGCCGGGCAGCTGCTCGAG GTACTACAGGAGGCCGAGGCCGCGGCCGCGGGCCCATCCCACGCCCCTGATGCGTCCGACGTCGGGGCCACGCTGCTTGTGTCTGACGGGACCTACAGTGTCCGATGCCTGGTGACGCGGGAGGCCCTGGACACCTCGGACTG GGAGGAGAAGGAGTTCGGCTTCCGCGGGACAGAGGgccggctgctgctgctgcaggacTGCGGGGTTCATATCCAGGTCGCTGAGGGCGGCGCG CCCGCAGAGTTCTATCTCCAGGTGGACCGCTTCAGCCTGCTGCCCACGGAGCAGCCCCGGCTACGGGTGCCTGGTTG CAACCAAGACTTAGATGTTCAGAAAAAGCTCTATGACTGCCTTGA GGAGCACCTTTCAGAGTCCACCTCGTCCAATGCAG GCCTATCACTGTCCCAGCTTCTGGATGAAATGCGGGAGGATCAGGAGCATCAGGGGGCGCTGGTGTGCCTGGCTGAAAGCTGCCTGACGCTGGAGGGCCCTTGCACAGCACCTCCGCTCACCCACTGGGCTGCCTCACGATGCAAGGCCACG GGAGAAGCTGTGTACACTGTCCCCAGCTCAATGCTATGCATCTCTGAGAATGACCAGCTAATTCTGAGCTCTCTAGGCCCCTGTCAGAGGACACAGG GAACCCCAGCCTTACCCGGCCACATGTCATCCGAGGAAAGTGGTACCAGCATCAGCCTTCTGCCTGCCCTGTCCTTGGCTGCTCCAGACCCAGGGCAGAGGAGCAGCTCCCAGCCCCCACCAGCCATCTGCTCAGCCCCTGCCCCCCTGATCCCCAGGTCCCCACACCCCAGCCAAACCCCTAGCTCCCCACTCCAGAGCTGCACTCCCAATCTCTCACCCCGTGGCCATGTCCCCAGTCCACACCAGGCTCTTGTGACCAGGCCCCAGAAACCTAGCCTGGAGTTCAAGGAGTTTGTAGGGTTGCCCTGCAAGAATCAGCGGCCTTCTCCCAGGACCGGAGCTACCAAAGGAGCCCAGGAGCCCTGCCGTGTCTGG GAACCCCCAAAGAGGCATCGTGATGGTTCTGCCTTCCAATATGAGTATGAGCCACCCTGCACGTCCCTCTGTGCTCGGGTCCAAGCTGCCAG GCTTCCTCCCCAGCTCATGGCCTGGGCCTTGCACTTTCTGATGGATCCAGAGTCTGAGCCAACTCCAATGTGA
- the ENKD1 gene encoding enkurin domain-containing protein 1 (The RefSeq protein has 1 substitution compared to this genomic sequence), which yields MCEGPSRISGPIPPDPTLCPDYYRRPASAQGRLEGNALKLDLLTSDRALDATAPCGPRIGPGAREILERGRRGVGDVLLQLEGISLGPGASLKRKDPKDHEKENLRRIREIQKRFREQERSREHGQPRPLKALWRSPKYDKVESQVKAQLQEPGPAFGTESAHFLRAHSRCGPGLPPPRVPSPQPTPPGPKAKEPGLGVDFIRHNARAAKRAPRRHSCSLQVLAQVLEQQRQAQEHYNATQKGHVPHYLLERRDLWQREAEARKQSQPDPAMPPGHTRMPENQRLETLTKLLQSQSQLLRELVLLPAGADSLRAQSHRAELDRKLVQVEEAIKIFSRPKVFVKMDT from the exons ATGTGCGAGGGCCCGTCCCGCATCTCGGGGCCCATCCCCCCAGACCCGACGCTCTGCCCTGACTACTACCGGCGGCCGGCCTCGG CTCAAGGGCGCCTCGAGGGAAACGCGCTGAAGCTGGACTTGCTGACCTCGGACCGGGCCCTGGACGCCACCGCTCCCTGTGGCCCCCGCATCGGTCCCGGTGCCCGAGAGATCCTGGAGCGCGGCCGGCGCGGCGTCGGGGACGTGCTGTTGCAACTCGAGGGGATCTCCCTAGGTCCTGGGGCCTCTCTTAAGA GGAAGGACCCTAAAGACCATGAGAAGGAGAACCTGAGGCGGATCAGGGAGATTCAGAAGCGCTTCAGAGAACAGGAGCGCAGCCGAGAGCATGGACAGCCCAGGCCCCTGAAAGCTCTGTGGCGCTCACCCAAGTACGATAAGGTGGAGTCCCAGGTCAAGGCCCAGCTCCAG gagcctGGCCCTGCCTTTGGGACAGAGTCTGCACACTTCCTGCGGGCGCACTCCCGCTGCGGCCCTGGCCTTCCACCACCCCGTGTACCTAGTCCCCAGCCAACACCACCAGGTCCCAaagctaag GAGCCAGGCCTGGGGGTGGACTTCATTCGTCACAATGCACGAGCTGCGAAGAGGGCCCCCCGGAGGCATTCCTGCTCGCTGCAGGTCCTGGCACAAGTGCTAGAGCAGCAGCGGCAGGCCCAGGAGCACTACAATGCCACACAGAAGGGCCATGTGCCGCATTA CTTGTTGGAGCGCAGGGACCTGTGGcagcgggaggctgaggctcgcAAGCAGAGCCAGCCAGACCCTGCCATGCCCCCAGGCCACACGCTCATGCCTGAAAACCAGCGGCTGGAAACACTGACCAAGCTGCTCCAGA GCCAGAGCCAGCTGCTGCGTGAGCTGGTGCTGCTGCCTGCCGGGGCAGACTCACTGAGGGCCCAGAGCCACCGTGCTGAGCTGGATCGGAAACTGGTGCAGGTAGAGGAGGCCATCAAGATCTTTTCTCGGCCCAAAGTCTTCGTGAAGATGGATACCTGA
- the ACD gene encoding adrenocortical dysplasia protein homolog isoform X1 — protein sequence MAGSGRLVLRPWIRELILGSETLSSPRAGQLLEVLQEAEAAAAGPSHAPDASDVGATLLVSDGTYSVRCLVTREALDTSDWEEKEFGFRGTEGRLLLLQDCGVHIQVAEGGAPAEFYLQVDRFSLLPTEQPRLRVPGCNQDLDVQKKLYDCLEEHLSESTSSNAGLSLSQLLDEMREDQEHQGALVCLAESCLTLEGPCTAPPLTHWAASRCKATGEAVYTVPSSMLCISENDQLILSSLGPCQRTQGRELPPPDPALQDLSLTLIASPSSPSSSGTPALPGHMSSEESGTSISLLPALSLAAPDPGQRSSSQPPPAICSAPAPLIPRSPHPSQTPSSPLQSCTPNLSPRGHVPSPHQALVTRPQKPSLEFKEFVGLPCKNQRPSPRTGATKGAQEPCRVWEPPKRHRDGSAFQYEYEPPCTSLCARVQAARLPPQLMAWALHFLMDPESEPTPM from the exons ATGGCAGGTTCGGGAAGGCTGGTCCTACGGCCCTGGATTCGAGAGCTGATTTTGGGGTCGGAGACACTCTCCAGTCCACGAGCCGGGCAGCTGCTCGAG GTACTACAGGAGGCCGAGGCCGCGGCCGCGGGCCCATCCCACGCCCCTGATGCGTCCGACGTCGGGGCCACGCTGCTTGTGTCTGACGGGACCTACAGTGTCCGATGCCTGGTGACGCGGGAGGCCCTGGACACCTCGGACTG GGAGGAGAAGGAGTTCGGCTTCCGCGGGACAGAGGgccggctgctgctgctgcaggacTGCGGGGTTCATATCCAGGTCGCTGAGGGCGGCGCG CCCGCAGAGTTCTATCTCCAGGTGGACCGCTTCAGCCTGCTGCCCACGGAGCAGCCCCGGCTACGGGTGCCTGGTTG CAACCAAGACTTAGATGTTCAGAAAAAGCTCTATGACTGCCTTGA GGAGCACCTTTCAGAGTCCACCTCGTCCAATGCAG GCCTATCACTGTCCCAGCTTCTGGATGAAATGCGGGAGGATCAGGAGCATCAGGGGGCGCTGGTGTGCCTGGCTGAAAGCTGCCTGACGCTGGAGGGCCCTTGCACAGCACCTCCGCTCACCCACTGGGCTGCCTCACGATGCAAGGCCACG GGAGAAGCTGTGTACACTGTCCCCAGCTCAATGCTATGCATCTCTGAGAATGACCAGCTAATTCTGAGCTCTCTAGGCCCCTGTCAGAGGACACAGG GCCGTGAGCTGCCCCCACCAGACCCGGCTCTGCAGGACCTATCTCTGACCCTCATAGCCTCTCCTTCCTCACCCAGTTCCTCAG GAACCCCAGCCTTACCCGGCCACATGTCATCCGAGGAAAGTGGTACCAGCATCAGCCTTCTGCCTGCCCTGTCCTTGGCTGCTCCAGACCCAGGGCAGAGGAGCAGCTCCCAGCCCCCACCAGCCATCTGCTCAGCCCCTGCCCCCCTGATCCCCAGGTCCCCACACCCCAGCCAAACCCCTAGCTCCCCACTCCAGAGCTGCACTCCCAATCTCTCACCCCGTGGCCATGTCCCCAGTCCACACCAGGCTCTTGTGACCAGGCCCCAGAAACCTAGCCTGGAGTTCAAGGAGTTTGTAGGGTTGCCCTGCAAGAATCAGCGGCCTTCTCCCAGGACCGGAGCTACCAAAGGAGCCCAGGAGCCCTGCCGTGTCTGG GAACCCCCAAAGAGGCATCGTGATGGTTCTGCCTTCCAATATGAGTATGAGCCACCCTGCACGTCCCTCTGTGCTCGGGTCCAAGCTGCCAG GCTTCCTCCCCAGCTCATGGCCTGGGCCTTGCACTTTCTGATGGATCCAGAGTCTGAGCCAACTCCAATGTGA
- the PARD6A gene encoding partitioning defective 6 homolog alpha isoform X1: MARPQRTPARSPDSIVEVKSKFDAEFRRFALPRASVSGFQEFSRLLRAVHQIPGLDVLLGYTDAHGDLLPLTNDDSLHRALASGPPPLRLLVQKREADSSGLAFASNSLQRRKKGLLLRPVAPLRTRPPLLISLPQDFRQVSSVIDVDLLPETHRRVRLHKHGSDRPLGFYIRDGMSVRVAPQGLERVPGIFISRLVRGGLAESTGLLAVSDEILEVNGIEVAGKTLDQVTDMMVANSHNLIVTVKPANQRNNVVRGASGRLTGPPSAGPGPAEPDSDDDSSDLVIENRQPPSSNGLSQGPPCWDLHPSCRRPGTRSSLPSLDDQEQASSGWGSRMQDGSGFSL; this comes from the exons ATGGCCCGGCCGCAGAGGACTCCGGCGCGCAGTCCCGATAGCATCGTCGAGGTGAAGAGCAAA TTTGACGCCGAGTTCCGACGCTTCGCGCTGCCCCGCGCTTCGGTGAGCGGCTTCCAGGAGTTCTCGCGGTTGCTGCGGGCGGTGCACCAGATCCCGGGCCTGGACGTGCTACTTGGCTATACGGATGCTCACGGCGACCTGCTGCCCCTCACCAACGACGACAGTCTGCACCGGGCCCTGGCCAGCGGGCCCCCACCACTGCGCCTATTGGTGCAGAAGCGGG AAGCTGACTCCAGCGGCCTGGCTTTTGCCTCCAACTCTCTGCAGCGGCGCAAGAAAGGGCTCCTGCTGCGGCCAGTGGCACCCCTTCGCACCCGTCCACCCCTGCTAATCAGCCTGCCCCAAGATTTCCGCCAGGTTTCGTCAGTCATAGATGTGGACCTACTGCCTGAGACCCACCGACGGGTGCGGCTGCACAAGCATGGTTCAGACCGCCCCCTGGGCTTCTACATCCGAGATGGCATGAGTGTTCGTGTGGCTCCCCAGGGCCTGGAGCGGGTTCCAGGAATCTTCATCTCCCGCCTGGTACGTGGGGGCCTGGCTGAGAGTACAGGGCTGCTGGCGGTCAGTGATGAGATCCTTGAGGTCAATGGCATTGAAGTAGCCGGGAAGACCTTGGACCAAGTGACGGACATGATGGTCGCCAACAGCCATAACCTCATTGTCACTGTCAAGCCGGCCAACCAGCGCAATAACGTGGTGCGAGGGGCATCTGGGCGTTTGACAGGTCCTCCCTCTGCAGGGCCTGGGCCTGCTGAGCCTGATAGTGATGATGACAGCAGTGACCTGGTCATTGAGAACCGCCAGCCTCCCAGTTCCAATGGGCTGTCTCAGGGGCCCCCATGCTGGGACCTGCACCCTAGCTGCCGACGTCCTGGTACCCGCAGCTCTCTGCCCTCCCTGGATGACCAGGAGCAGGCCAGTTCTGGCTGGGGGAGTCGCATGCAAGATGGTAGTGGCTTCAGCCTCTGA
- the PARD6A gene encoding partitioning defective 6 homolog alpha has product MARPQRTPARSPDSIVEVKSKFDAEFRRFALPRASVSGFQEFSRLLRAVHQIPGLDVLLGYTDAHGDLLPLTNDDSLHRALASGPPPLRLLVQKRAEADSSGLAFASNSLQRRKKGLLLRPVAPLRTRPPLLISLPQDFRQVSSVIDVDLLPETHRRVRLHKHGSDRPLGFYIRDGMSVRVAPQGLERVPGIFISRLVRGGLAESTGLLAVSDEILEVNGIEVAGKTLDQVTDMMVANSHNLIVTVKPANQRNNVVRGASGRLTGPPSAGPGPAEPDSDDDSSDLVIENRQPPSSNGLSQGPPCWDLHPSCRRPGTRSSLPSLDDQEQASSGWGSRMQDGSGFSL; this is encoded by the exons ATGGCCCGGCCGCAGAGGACTCCGGCGCGCAGTCCCGATAGCATCGTCGAGGTGAAGAGCAAA TTTGACGCCGAGTTCCGACGCTTCGCGCTGCCCCGCGCTTCGGTGAGCGGCTTCCAGGAGTTCTCGCGGTTGCTGCGGGCGGTGCACCAGATCCCGGGCCTGGACGTGCTACTTGGCTATACGGATGCTCACGGCGACCTGCTGCCCCTCACCAACGACGACAGTCTGCACCGGGCCCTGGCCAGCGGGCCCCCACCACTGCGCCTATTGGTGCAGAAGCGGG CAGAAGCTGACTCCAGCGGCCTGGCTTTTGCCTCCAACTCTCTGCAGCGGCGCAAGAAAGGGCTCCTGCTGCGGCCAGTGGCACCCCTTCGCACCCGTCCACCCCTGCTAATCAGCCTGCCCCAAGATTTCCGCCAGGTTTCGTCAGTCATAGATGTGGACCTACTGCCTGAGACCCACCGACGGGTGCGGCTGCACAAGCATGGTTCAGACCGCCCCCTGGGCTTCTACATCCGAGATGGCATGAGTGTTCGTGTGGCTCCCCAGGGCCTGGAGCGGGTTCCAGGAATCTTCATCTCCCGCCTGGTACGTGGGGGCCTGGCTGAGAGTACAGGGCTGCTGGCGGTCAGTGATGAGATCCTTGAGGTCAATGGCATTGAAGTAGCCGGGAAGACCTTGGACCAAGTGACGGACATGATGGTCGCCAACAGCCATAACCTCATTGTCACTGTCAAGCCGGCCAACCAGCGCAATAACGTGGTGCGAGGGGCATCTGGGCGTTTGACAGGTCCTCCCTCTGCAGGGCCTGGGCCTGCTGAGCCTGATAGTGATGATGACAGCAGTGACCTGGTCATTGAGAACCGCCAGCCTCCCAGTTCCAATGGGCTGTCTCAGGGGCCCCCATGCTGGGACCTGCACCCTAGCTGCCGACGTCCTGGTACCCGCAGCTCTCTGCCCTCCCTGGATGACCAGGAGCAGGCCAGTTCTGGCTGGGGGAGTCGCATGCAAGATGGTAGTGGCTTCAGCCTCTGA
- the ACD gene encoding adrenocortical dysplasia protein homolog isoform X2 translates to MAGSGRLVLRPWIRELILGSETLSSPRAGQLLEEAEAAAAGPSHAPDASDVGATLLVSDGTYSVRCLVTREALDTSDWEEKEFGFRGTEGRLLLLQDCGVHIQVAEGGAPAEFYLQVDRFSLLPTEQPRLRVPGCNQDLDVQKKLYDCLEEHLSESTSSNAGLSLSQLLDEMREDQEHQGALVCLAESCLTLEGPCTAPPLTHWAASRCKATGEAVYTVPSSMLCISENDQLILSSLGPCQRTQGRELPPPDPALQDLSLTLIASPSSPSSSGTPALPGHMSSEESGTSISLLPALSLAAPDPGQRSSSQPPPAICSAPAPLIPRSPHPSQTPSSPLQSCTPNLSPRGHVPSPHQALVTRPQKPSLEFKEFVGLPCKNQRPSPRTGATKGAQEPCRVWEPPKRHRDGSAFQYEYEPPCTSLCARVQAARLPPQLMAWALHFLMDPESEPTPM, encoded by the exons ATGGCAGGTTCGGGAAGGCTGGTCCTACGGCCCTGGATTCGAGAGCTGATTTTGGGGTCGGAGACACTCTCCAGTCCACGAGCCGGGCAGCTGCTCGAG GAGGCCGAGGCCGCGGCCGCGGGCCCATCCCACGCCCCTGATGCGTCCGACGTCGGGGCCACGCTGCTTGTGTCTGACGGGACCTACAGTGTCCGATGCCTGGTGACGCGGGAGGCCCTGGACACCTCGGACTG GGAGGAGAAGGAGTTCGGCTTCCGCGGGACAGAGGgccggctgctgctgctgcaggacTGCGGGGTTCATATCCAGGTCGCTGAGGGCGGCGCG CCCGCAGAGTTCTATCTCCAGGTGGACCGCTTCAGCCTGCTGCCCACGGAGCAGCCCCGGCTACGGGTGCCTGGTTG CAACCAAGACTTAGATGTTCAGAAAAAGCTCTATGACTGCCTTGA GGAGCACCTTTCAGAGTCCACCTCGTCCAATGCAG GCCTATCACTGTCCCAGCTTCTGGATGAAATGCGGGAGGATCAGGAGCATCAGGGGGCGCTGGTGTGCCTGGCTGAAAGCTGCCTGACGCTGGAGGGCCCTTGCACAGCACCTCCGCTCACCCACTGGGCTGCCTCACGATGCAAGGCCACG GGAGAAGCTGTGTACACTGTCCCCAGCTCAATGCTATGCATCTCTGAGAATGACCAGCTAATTCTGAGCTCTCTAGGCCCCTGTCAGAGGACACAGG GCCGTGAGCTGCCCCCACCAGACCCGGCTCTGCAGGACCTATCTCTGACCCTCATAGCCTCTCCTTCCTCACCCAGTTCCTCAG GAACCCCAGCCTTACCCGGCCACATGTCATCCGAGGAAAGTGGTACCAGCATCAGCCTTCTGCCTGCCCTGTCCTTGGCTGCTCCAGACCCAGGGCAGAGGAGCAGCTCCCAGCCCCCACCAGCCATCTGCTCAGCCCCTGCCCCCCTGATCCCCAGGTCCCCACACCCCAGCCAAACCCCTAGCTCCCCACTCCAGAGCTGCACTCCCAATCTCTCACCCCGTGGCCATGTCCCCAGTCCACACCAGGCTCTTGTGACCAGGCCCCAGAAACCTAGCCTGGAGTTCAAGGAGTTTGTAGGGTTGCCCTGCAAGAATCAGCGGCCTTCTCCCAGGACCGGAGCTACCAAAGGAGCCCAGGAGCCCTGCCGTGTCTGG GAACCCCCAAAGAGGCATCGTGATGGTTCTGCCTTCCAATATGAGTATGAGCCACCCTGCACGTCCCTCTGTGCTCGGGTCCAAGCTGCCAG GCTTCCTCCCCAGCTCATGGCCTGGGCCTTGCACTTTCTGATGGATCCAGAGTCTGAGCCAACTCCAATGTGA